From the genome of Ooceraea biroi isolate clonal line C1 chromosome 10, Obir_v5.4, whole genome shotgun sequence:
AAGGACGTAAGTAATGTTTCAGGATACACATTAACGCCCGTCATGAATACGTGGCTGAATAATCTTCCTTGGAACCGGACAAGAGAATACTTGCCTAACGAAggattctttccttttcccgTCCAAGGATCGCCGACGTTCGAGCTGCTTTACTTTTTACAAGCCTCGTCCTTGTTTCTCTCCGGCATGGTGATGACCGCCGTAGACTGCTTTCTCTGCATCATTGTGTTTCACGCATGTGGACAATTCGACGTTCTCGCAACAGCTTTACAGCGATACGACTGTTCCTTCAAACATGGTTGTACACAAACGAGGCACACGCGTTCGATCGTCTGTGCTTGCCTCCCGTGCATCGTGAAGCGACACGTGCACATTATAAAGTAAATagttgattactgattatttttatttctctgaaCAGAGAACAGAATAATCGCAGCGTTGTTTTTCTTATCGTGAAACATTCACGCGATAATATCTTAGTTTGAATTGCAGTTACATGGACATTGTAGAGAGATCCTTCAACGTCttcattattatacaaatattcgGAAACTGTTTTGACCTAGCAATAGAGGGATATCTGTTTTATATGGTAACAAATATTCAGAATAATTTACCCACTAGATATATATTCTATGACGTTTCGTTACATTCTTGAAGCagacaatcttattttctGGAGTTATAATCGATTTTCCATAGTCATAGTTATCTTCTTCCTCCGTACGAAACCTCCGCACATTTTAGATAACTCTAAGCAAAATTTCTATACTCGTGTACAAATAACGCGTTATTTATTTGGTACACAGATCATGATATCACAGATTATCATCAGATATGACAcgtctgaaaattaaaaaagaaatttcttctttcagtCTTTCAAAAGCCACGACATTAACGGTATCATTACATGCATTATATATCTGATTACAATAGCGTACAACATTGTAGTGTATTGTTGGATTGGCGATTGCATCATAGAAAAGGTAATTCATAAGTACAATAGTGCTTGTTTTGATTTATTTGATAGCATTCTCAAATAATTCCAAgacaataataaatcattaagtaAATTATCACGTAAAGTTATGATCGTGACGTTACATCAGGATCTCAAAATTTGTAGgttcttatataaaataaaacaagtttAAGTTATTacagatgtaataataataatccatttCTTCTAAGAgattaagaaattttataaatttctgtgaCACGTATCCTCAATAAGttataaatctttaataatttgatactAATAACGTAATGATGTTACATGATCTTACATGACCAACGAAGAGCGATAACATTAGAACAGTGGCATATAATCTGGAATGGTACTCTTTCCCAAGAAAACATGCTCTATCTATTATTCTGATAATGGCACGCTCGAGAAGACCTTGTAAAATTACATCTGGAAGATTTCATACAATGTCCTTCTCTTACTACAAAACGGTAAATGTCTTTCactgtaatataatttcaataattttactaTTTCTTTCAGTTTATCCATCTTTTAACACGCATTTTTTAACGTGCTGTTTCCGTCTTTAGGTTTTGACAACGTTATTTTCGTACATATACCTTCTTTTGACGTTGAATAATTTCCGTTAAACGATGACGTACGCCATGCATTATTTTTGGGCAGCCAATTCATAACAAGATTGTACAACTCAAGAATCGatccataaataattattataaaagtaacgttctttttttataattattaaaacaaaagagTTGTTAATATTTGTTGTTTGAAACGGTTGattgtataataaagtttttgtaaaGATAATAAGTACATTAATGTTTTCAGGTAGAACAAAAGGCATATGCTGTACACTTCAACTTTGGTTCGtactaaataaatttttatctactaTAACGGTAAAATATGAACTGCAACTTTATTGTTAGCATCAAAGTTTATCATAACAtgtcgattaattaataatcataattaaagCTATACGTACGTACGGCTGGCTATGTATTGTATTTATCGTATTACAAAATTCgtttgtatattttctaagacgtgtatcaaaagaaataaattgacGTTATGTTGAGAAAAATcagtatttatttgttttcccCATTTTTGTCGGATCTGCAGCTTTCTCTCAATCAATGAACTTTCCATTCAACTTGTGCTCATAATTTTCTGGTGATTCGCCGACGAGATATTCTCAAAGACGAGCAACCCTCGATAAAGTTTGCTGACCGTAAGAGGTCCCAAAGGATACGAAGGTAATTTATAAGGGCGCTGATATTATCGACCGCTTTGAACGTACCGAGGAAtgtaagggctagaactttttcatttccgagtttacggtattttcaataacagagaactgtaggcaatgtaaaaaataatgataccatcaactcagaactcctgtgagaagaaaaaaattttaagggctagaactttttcatctctgagtttacggtattttcaatagcaaagcgaaaaagtattttttacaaaaagcccgatatctcgcgaacggagaGGAGGGTTGGTTAGAGTGAGCTAGCTGACAAGCTAGAGTCAGTTAGCCGGCAAAGTCGATCGCCAGCGACGCTAGCGCGTAGCGTCGCTGGCAAAGCGATGCGCCGCGCGTCTGACAAAGTGACGCGCCGCAGCAGCTGCGCCTCTGACAAAGTCATTCGCCCGCCCGCCCGCCCGCCCGCACGCCCGatgtatgaaaatattatctcacagTTATATGTCACAATTATAGAAAATGACAATTTTCGAAAAAGACAACGCGCAAATgacttttctacttatttttcaattatttttcttattattcgttgtacatatatgtgatgagaaattatacaagagaaaggaagtacGTATGGACACGTATGGAGATATTTGATGGATAATTTgatatgtttctatataattatgtagagTTTTACTAGCAACAGAGGCttgcgctacgcgcgctatttaatttttgaatattaatgttttcggataataatattgatcaattatttattatataataaataagacaaaTGGTATtgtaaaaaaggcgttaaaggtgttatttatttcatggtGTTTGATGAAtagaaatttgacagaattgacagaattgacagaattgacagctgccgtatCGTACGGCACATGAGCTGATTTCGCGGGCCGCGGGCCGCGGGCCGCGAGCACGCGTCTTGGCCGTTGGACGTTGGGCGTTGGAGCGTACGTAGGTGAGTGTGAACGTGAATGTGGAGAAGAAGGAAAGCGAGAATTTTAGCATACGATTAGGATATGGGAGGATGGAGCGCAGCAATTGTTTTGGAAGTGGTCGGAATGGAAAGGTCGCATGGACATTACGTTATAGTTAATTACGTTATAGTTAATAGAAGTATGGTTAGATTTGTGATTAGGTGTTTAGTTGGTGAGAAGATATGGGTAAGGAAAAGTTGATGGGACATGAATTAGAAGGGAAATTGCGGATAAGCTAGTTAGGTaggtagcgcgcgacgcgtACTGCGTGGCTCCGATTGGTCGGAAGGTGGTGGTTTACGTACCGGGCGtggcgacgctaccgcgtggCTGGATTAGTGTGGATGAGGCGTTGGAAATGATAGTTGGCTGATAAAGACGGATCTTTATTCTACGGAGAAGGTGTAGGTAGGGGTAgggatatttaaatatgcctTAAGGCATGACCTTTGGAAAGAAGGGAAGGAATTTAGATAGAATGAATAATTTGGATGAAATTGAAAGGCGTTGCAGGAATATGTTTGCGTTTTGGAAAGAAGTAAAATGGTAGGGTGGATTTGGAAGTGGTGGAAGTGAGTGGGTAATGGAAAAGATGGAAGAGAtggaaaagatgaaaaagatgtaaaaaatgtaaaaaatggtAATGATGTTGGATGGTGTATTCGgttttgaaaatgataaagattGGTATTTGTAAGAGTTATTGATTGGAATATGATGGGAAGAATTTGAGGTTAATTAGTAGAAATTAGGGAAATTTGATGAAAGGAAGGAATTAGCGTGGCTTGACCCTCTGGTTGGACAGATGGTACAGGTGCTGCTgaggaggataggaggataggaggataggaggataggaggataggaggatCCCGTTGGTAAAAGGGATTGACCTTACGTTTGCCTTACGTAAAAAGGACAATGGAGTAAAAGAGACGGtgtggaataataaaaataaaaataaaaataaaaatatgagggTGAAATGGACGTTGGTGGTTGAGCGGAAAATGGAGCGGAGAATGGAAGCGTATCGGTGGGCTGGAAGACACTTGGTACGGCGGttgcgtgcgtacgtacgtggagaggcagaggcagaggcagaggcagaggcgAGACGGTGGGGCGCCGTTGGTCGAGCTGACGGAGCGACGTAACAGGGacgtaagaataaaattagttgTAAAATTGGTGGATATtggatttttttttttttttttttttagtggaCATGGACATGGACATGGACATGATAGAGATGTACTGCACTGGTGATAGACggaccgaccggcggagatgctgtcggTATATCCGTGTATCCGTGTATCCGTGTATCCGTGTATCCGTGTTAAGGCATTAAGAAgggaaatgcgcgcgcgatggtaaGGAAAGAAAAGCAGGAAAGCAGGAAAGcaggaaagaggagaaaatgagaggaagggaagggaagggaagggaagggaagggagagaaaatggGAAAATAATGGATTTAACGTGGTGGTAACCGGGATGAATGCCGTCCGTACTAACGATATAAATAGGCGCAGTactaagaaggaaaaagaaaaaaaaaaaaaaaaatgaaagagggGAAAAATGAAGTTTGTTTTCTTGGTGGTAAAAAAAAAGGCTGCGATAGTAACGATTAGAAAGATAGGCGGTGCTGACCcggaaaaagtggaaaaattgagggaaggaagagaaaaatagaaatttgctTGGTTCGTGCGCCGCAGGCTGATGGGCGTGAAAAAAGCCTGCAGTACGGACtagatggaaaaaaaaaaaaaaaaaaaaaaaagaggaaatggtGTCCGCAGGGATTGCGATATGGGAGCAGGTAGATGGAACGAGGATAGAGATAGCCTGTGTACGTTTATTCGGAGTATGGAGAAGCGACGAGTATGGAGGACTACCGATCGCTGACACGTTACCGAAATGCCCCCTGCATACAGGCCGTATTGATAGTGGAGCGTGAAGTGAAGACTGGAGACGACGGAGACGACGGAGACGACGGAGACGAAGCGTGTGTTATGGAAGGAAGATGGTCGTAAGACGAATATAGAGTAGATTTGATAGCGACGAAAGAAGAATCCTCTTGTGAtggtggagagtggagagtggagagtggagagtggagagtggagaggaAGTTTTGGCTGAAGTAAGCGTTATGGAATGCGGGAGACGGACTGGGCGAAGAGGCGCTTAAGCTAAGGAGCGGGAATGGCCGTGATGCTTATTGCCGCATTGGACCTATTGGCTGTTTGCGTGATATTTGCGTTGGTTGGTGCGATGTGGCAATGGCGACATAGCGACATTGCATGGGAGACGTGGCTGGAAGTACGATGGAGGTTTAATAGAAGCCGTGACTGTAAAATATTAGCCAGGTGTTATTAGAAGAGGATATTGATTGGATGATCGTTGTAAGGTtgaataggaataggaataggaataggaataggaataggaataggaataggaataggaataggaataaggaataaaatatagatttattgcTACTCGTAAGGTTTAGTTGACCGGTTGAGGATAAGGAATGGAAGGGAGTAGGAGGAATTTTGGAAATTAGTAAAGGAAGAGACGATGGTAAGGTAAGATGATGAAGAGATGATGGTTTGGTACTGCATGGAATTAAGCAGGCGGTTAACAATATAGTGAGAGGTaatgataaaagagaaaagagaagagaaaagagaaaagagaaaagagaaaagagaaaagagaaaagagaaaagagaaaagagaaaagagaaaagaaaagaagaaagaaaaaggaaaatgcaggaaatgcaggaaatgaagagaaaaaatgtaaattttgcttGGTTTAAGCGCCGCAGGCCGATGAGCCGAAAAAAAGCgtggtttattatattatagtttattgttatatttaaccACTGGAAAAttgagggaagaaaaaaaaaaaaaatagaaatttgctCGGTTTGAGCACCGCAGGCCGATAATCGGAAAAAAGCCTAGTGTATTagccataaaaaaaaaaaaaaaagaatggagaaaattaaggaaaaaaaaaaaaaaatttgcttGGTTTGAGCGCCGCAGGCCGATGATCGGAAAAAAAGCCTGGTGTACTAaccgttaaaaaaaaggagaaattgaggaaagggagagaaaaaaggaaaaaaaaaaaaaaaagaaattttctttgttcaagcgccgcaggccgatgattaaaaaacaaagccGTGTATtaaccattaaaaaattgagcgAATTCAGGAAATTTggataatttaagaaaaaaaaaaaaaaaaataagtacaaaaagaaactaagtacaatataaaagatttggttttatttctttcgttaataaagttgaataaattataaaaatttgaatataattataaatgtagttAGTTCAACTAATTTACTCAGTTCAACTTGACGTATATTTGActtattgttgaaaattaggaaaattaaCACTTTTTTGTTACTTTGCGAACGAATGAgtgaacagaaaaaaaaaaacgaaaaaaacaaaaaaaaacgattgcaataaataatataaaatattatatatgcagatAATGACCACTAGTCGCAGTACACATAGAATGAAATAGTACTATTTCCTTATGGAGTATAGTGAGCGTAGACAACATTATTTGGATTTGGCGATTTCAGAAAGTACTTATGGAGAATTAGCATAagcataagtaataaaatagcatAAGTAATAcctgtttattttatacttaaacgcatacatatttttataaaaaaaaaaaaaaaaaaaaagttgaatacattatgcaaacaaaattataagatcaaatatatgtacatttataaaatatttaataaaaatatttaatggaaaaaaaaaaaaaaaaattgagttattttacacttttacacGCCTTACCATccatctatattatattatagttattatattatatatttcaaagtactattattttcaaagtaatattattcctGAAACATCTTTTACACTACCACCCATGACATAAATTCTTCTCTTATACCAGCTGCAAAGCTGCAAAGCGAGAGTGAGTATACCTGCTATCGTTTCGTAGCTTAAAGTCTGTTATAAAATCTGTTTGCACtgtttgttgttatcattagtactctaaagaaatatattctatatgcataatatattctgtatataataatatttgtatcttgtttctaaaaaaaggccgataaaaataaattttgattgataatagttatacatgaatattatatactaaccTTAACCGCACGATCCAACTTTTACACTAGTTAGTTAAATGTTGTTCctgttaattttgttgttgttgttgttgttgtcctAACGCAACCAGGCCTAACTAacgatttgatttcaggtacCACGAAGACAGTCCTAACCTTTGGGAATTCCCAGTCCTACCTTGGATGGCGTCGGACACAGTCCTAactgattaattaactaaCGTTGTTTCCAGTCCAGTTTCCAGTCAGGACGACGGAGACCGGGTAGTTAggtggttaggttaggttaggttaggttaggttaggttaggttaggttaggtttaggttaggttaggttaggttaggttaggttaggttaggttaggttaggttaggttaggttaggttaggtttaggttaggtttaggttaggttaggttaggttaggttaggttaggttaggttaggttaggttaggttaggtttaggttaggttaggttagggttaggttaggttaggttaggttaggttaggttaggttaggttaggttaggttaggttagggttaggttaggttaggttaggttaggttaggtttaggttaggttaggttaggttaggttaggttaggttaggttaggttagggttaggttaggttaggttaggttaggttaggttaggttgggAGTCTTGTTGGATGCCTCGAGGCGAACGGACGTGTCTCTGATGCGCTCCGTACTCGAAGTGTTATCTGGCCTTTAAAATCCGGTTTTCGGGTTGCGTTTTGTACTCAGTTCGTGTATTTCGTTGCGCTCGTCACGAATCTTGTCGAGTTTTGCCGGAATTCCGGCAGAAATCCGAGATTTCGTGGTTTTTAGTGTCGAGGTGACGCGCCGGCCATTTTGTTGGTTAGCCCGCCAAATCGCGCGCGTTAGATATCGCGTTTGCGGTCAATTTTCGGTTTTCGGGAGTTCGCGACGTGTTTATTGAGCTCTTCCGAGGAATCCGTGCCCTTCCGGTGCATGCTGGACATTCCGGAAAGCCAATTTTAGCATCCGCGTGTGCTCGTGACAGGTCAAGGTCACTCGCCTTTTTCGCGGTTTTTATTGACGCTTTTGCTTTTATGCGTTTCGCGTGCGGGCTAATTACCGTGTTAGTGTCGCGTTATTGCGAGTTTGTCGTGTAATTGCGTGTACGGGGCGTACGCGTCAATTTATTTGCGTTACATGTTCGCCGCTTCGGCGCGGCCGTGTTCGCCACAAAGTGGTTAGCCCGCCTAACTGTTCGTTCGATTTTTCGTGCTTTCGCGTGCTATTTTGTGCTTCGCGTGTGCGAGGAGTCTTCGGCAACCCTTCCTGAAGAAACCGAGCCTTTTGCGGGCGCGAGGACATTCCAGGAAGCCCGGAGGATCGTAGCGTGTGGTGCCGAGTGACAGGTCGGTCGTTTAGTGTATTTTGCCTTTGCGCGGTGCGCGTGCGGGTCGCCTTTCGTGCTTGTGTCGCGTATTCGAGATATTTTGACGTTCTCTTGCGTGTGCGGGGTGTGCACGGTATTTTCGTTGCGTTATACATCCGTCCTTGTGGCGCGGTCGGGTTCGCCGTCGCGAGGTTAGCCCGCTTGTCCGTTCGTTCGAGTTCTCGGTTTTATTTTTGGTTGGTACGTGCGAGGAGTCATCGGCCACCCTTCCTGAGGAATCCGAGCTCGCCCGCGAGCTCGAGGACATTCCAGGAAGCCCAGAGGACTGCAGAGTGCTGTGCCGAGTGACAGGTCGCGGTGTTCGACCACCCCGAGTATTTTAAACGTTTATTACGGCGTTTGGACGGTTTTGTCGTGCCTGTTCGGTTTGCGGGAGGTTTGCGGGCAGTGCTCGGTGCTTGCCGTGCCGCGTTTTCGCGTGTGCGAGGTGTGCGGAGCATTTTGTCCAGATTCGTGGTTAGCGAGGTTAGTTGGCGCGGAGCCGTGCAGTGCAGTCGCCATTTTGAGGCTCAGCTTTAGGGCGCGTTCCCCCACTTCGGTAAGTTGGACAAACTCGTTCTCGGTCTAGGGTTATTCCCCTAAATTAGTGTCTCTTTGGTCTTGGACGGTTTTTCGTTATATTTGGCGGGTTTATCGGTGTGTTCGGTATTCTCCACGGTTGGGagactatttatttttacgtgttGGGTTTTTTGGGTTTTTCTGCTAAACCCTATAGTAGAATAGATATCCCTTCAGTAGTACTGTTTGGAATTTCGTGGTGGTTTAGTTTTTGGGGCCTAGGGATTTTCCCCTAGGCCTAgttatttttgtgtttttggCTCTTTGACCGCGCGGTGCGTCCATTGCACGTCTGCAATGGACAACAGCTATTTGGTAGACGAGCCTCTTCCGCCGGAGAGCCCTTTTTCCGGCATGCCTCCGGCAGAGGTCCCTACTAGCACCCTGAGGGTGCCCCGGAGTGTGGCCCCTCCTCGGGGCCCTCTTCCGATCAACAGCTGGGCGCTGCGATCGACTTGACGGATGTCGCCGCCTACCCGGACGACGATGACATGTCGGTTTGTTCCCGCTTGTCCCAGGTGTCCAGCACTTCACGTGCTTCGCGTAAGCACAATAAAAGCGTAAGGCGGCTAATCGCCTATCTGACGGGGACTCTGACGAGGATGTATGTGCCCGTCCTTGTGACGAGCACACCTCCTCCGTTGACATTTGTGCGCGTATTACCGAGTACGCCACAATGATTGATGACATCCGCAAAAAGAGCGGGAAGATGCAGGGTAAATTGAGCGGGGATATGAAAACCCTGCTCAAACGGATTAAGGAAGCCACCTTCATCCTGGCGACCCGCGATAGTCCTGAGGAGGTCGAGCAGCTGCGACGCTCAGCGACCTCCATGCAGCGCGAAGTTACCGCTCTCCGCGAGTCGAACGCTGGTCTGCGCCGTGCGTATGACGAGGCGATGGCGAAGGTGGCTATGCCGCCGCCGACGCCCGTGGCTCCTCCGATGAGGCCACAGCCGCGTATCACTGCCAATGAGCCTGGCCCCCGCGTTACTATAGTACGACCGGACCCACCGGCCGTGCGCGCGACGATAGTCGCCCTGCTCGCGTTGAGCAAGCGACTCCCCTATCGATGTCCAGACCGTCACGGACACCGTTGTCCAAACGGTTATGGCGGCGTTGCGTCAACAGGGTGTATTGGGCCGCGCAATCGTAGTGCGTCGCGCAGCGTTAGTCGCGGACGTCGACAGGCGTCCAGAAGTGTGTCGCGCGGTCGTTACCGCGATTCGTATAATGTGGATCCGTCCGCTAGATACGCGGCTGATCCATACTACGCGTACGATGACCCGGCTTCGGGTACTAGTGTAGCGTACGATCGCGCGTATCCCGTGCTGTCTGCGCCTCGTGTACGGCCTCTCCCGTCCGTGAGGGAGCCCCGCGACCTGACGATTATGATCATCGTTATGATCTGCCCCCCACGTATGCGGGGCTGCTCGCCGCCCAGCGAGTCAGCCGCACCCGCCCGCGTCCGTTCGGGGACCCGTCGATCCCCACCGGCCGTGGCAGCAGGCCCCTCCGGCCGCGCCGCAACGTGCCTCCCGCGATCGTCGTCGCCCCCCGCGTACCTCCGTGGTTACGGTCACGCGCGCGGACCATGGGCCTTCGTACGCCGAAACGTTGACGAAGGCCAAGGCGCAGATGCCAGACATCGGTCTGGACAAGACGCGAGTGCGGTATACCAATACCGGCGCGCTATTAATAGAGGTAGGCGGCCcggaaaataaaacgaagGCCGACGCGTTGGCTGGACATCTCCGTGAGATGCTGCGGGACGGCGCCAGCGTCCGTCGCCCCGTCAAGATGGCCGAACTCCGATTCGTTGGGTTGGACGAATCGGTGACGTCAGGGGAGGTCGCGAATGTTATTGCGCAGATCGGCGAGTGTCCGGTAGATGAAGTTCGCGTGGGTGTCATCAAGCCACTGCGCAACGGTCTCGGAATC
Proteins encoded in this window:
- the LOC105283661 gene encoding odorant receptor 67c isoform X2 — encoded protein: MNTWLNNLPWNRTREYLPNEGFFPFPVQGSPTFELLYFLQASSLFLSGMVMTAVDCFLCIIVFHACGQFDVLATALQRYDCSFKHGCTQTRHTRSIVCACLPCIVKRHVHIINYMDIVERSFNVFIIIQIFGNCFDLAIEGYLFYMSFKSHDINGIITCIIYLITIAYNIVVYCWIGDCIIEKSDNIRTVAYNLEWYSFPRKHALSIILIMARSRRPCKITSGRFHTMSFSYYKTVLTTLFSYIYLLLTLNNFR
- the LOC105283661 gene encoding odorant receptor 67c isoform X1 encodes the protein MNTWLNNLPWNRTREYLPNEGFFPFPVQGSPTFELLYFLQASSLFLSGMVMTAVDCFLCIIVFHACGQFDVLATALQRYDCSFKHGCTQTRHTRSIVCACLPCIVKRHVHIINYMDIVERSFNVFIIIQIFGNCFDLAIEGYLFYMSFKSHDINGIITCIIYLITIAYNIVVYCWIGDCIIEKSDNIRTVAYNLEWYSFPRKHALSIILIMARSRRPCKITSGRFHTMSFSYYKTVNVFHCNIISIILLFLSVYPSFNTHFLTCCFRL